Genomic segment of Streptomyces alboniger:
CCGGTCGACTCCGACGACCTGCTGCGGGACGAGCGATGGCCCGAGTACCGCGCGATGGCCCTCGACTCGGGTGTACGCTCCAGCGTCACCCTGCCCTTCCAGCGCGCGGGGCTCACGGTCACCCTGAGCCTGTTCAGCTTCCGCCCCGGCGCGCTCGACGACGCACCGCACGGCCCCGCGCAGGCGCTCGGTGACCTCGCCACGGCCAGCTTCGTACGCGACCGGCACTACCGCGCCGCGCTGAGCGAGCTCGACCAGATGGGCACGGCCCTGCGCACCCGCCCCGTCGTGGACCAGGCGTGCGGGATCGTCATGCACGTACTGGACTGCCAGGCGGACGCCGCGTTCACCGTGCTGCGGCGCATCTCCCAGACGACGAACCGCAAGCTCGCGGACGTCGCGGCGGCGCTGGTCGAGACGAAGGGGCGCGGCCTGGAGCGGGAACTGGTCTCCCTGGCCCGCTGAGGTCCGCCTCTCAAGCCCGCACCGAGGCCCGAGCCGGTCGACACCGACCGGCTCGGGCCTTGTCGCCGCGCGCTCACCCGGGCGGGGCCCAGCGCGGGCGGCGGGAACGGGAGCGCGTTGTGATGGGCACGTACGGCCGCGACGGGCACGTACGGCCATGTCCTGGGTACAGACCCATGTCCTGGTACAGACCCGTGCCCTGGGTACAGACCCGTCCCACGGGGCAGGAGACAGTCACGCGAGTGCACGGAGGTACGTATGAGGCGGACGGACTCCGCGGGCCGCGGCCCCGTCCGGTACGGCCCGCCGCTGCCCGAGCCGGGCCTCCCGGTCCT
This window contains:
- a CDS encoding ANTAR domain-containing response regulator, with the translated sequence MAPLPDPDLLRPESALPGRRLSELAEQAVRCTPACCGASTTVTDGGDEHPAAVTHPDLAGLVSVQLRSGEGPIPAAEERGTPVDSDDLLRDERWPEYRAMALDSGVRSSVTLPFQRAGLTVTLSLFSFRPGALDDAPHGPAQALGDLATASFVRDRHYRAALSELDQMGTALRTRPVVDQACGIVMHVLDCQADAAFTVLRRISQTTNRKLADVAAALVETKGRGLERELVSLAR